One Deltaproteobacteria bacterium GWA2_45_12 genomic window, TTCTCATCCAGTTTTAAAATGCCGGCATCCCCACCCGCTGTGAGTGGAGAAGGAGCAGAATCTTGATAGCAATTGATGCCCACAACCTTGGTGCTGCCCTCTTCAATGGCGCAAATACGTGCTGCATTGGAAGTGACCAATTGCTGTTTCATGTAATCAAGGGCTGCCACCGACCCACCCATGCCCAATATTTGTTCCAATTCTTTTTCGGCTTGGTTGATGAGATCGTTGGTTTTGGCTTCAATCACTTTAGATCCTTCAAAGATATCCTCATATTCCAAAAGATCCGTTTCCAGTGATAATACCTGCTGCATGCGTAGCGACCATTGCTGATCCCATGGGCGCGGCAACCCCAGGGCCTCGTTCCAGCAGGGGAGTTGAATGGCGCGTGCCCGTGCGGTTTTAGAAAGGGTGACTCCCAACATTTCCAGAATGATTCTTTGAACATTGTTTTCGGGTTGTTTTTCGGTGAGCCCCAATGAGTTTACCTGAACGCCATAGCGAAACATGCGGTATTTGGCATTTTGTACTTTGTAACGCTGGCTTGTTATTTTGTCCCACATTTTGACAAACGCGCGCATCTTGCAAATTTCTTCAATGAAGCGGATGGAGGAATCCATGAAAAATGAAATGCGGCCGACGGATTTTTCAAAATCTTCCCCGCTTACTTTTCCGGATGCTTTTACTGCATCCAAAAAACAAATGGCATTGGCCAATCCAAAAGCAAGTTCTTGAACCGGTGTGGCGCCAGCCTCTTGCAAGTGATAGGGGCACACGTTCATGGGGTTCCACTTGGGGATTTCATTCACCGTGTAGGTGATCATGTCGGTTGTAAGCCTGATGGAAGGTTCCGGGGGGAAAATGAAAGTTCCGCGTGAAAGATATTCTTTCAAAATATCATTTTGCGTGGTGCCCGAAAGTTGCTTGGGAGAGACGCCTTGTTCTTCGGCCACGGCAATATAAAGCGAAAGAAGCCAGGCGGCTGTGGCGTTGATGGTCATGGAGGTGTTCATCTTGTCCAAGGGGATTTGATGGAACAGCGCGCGCATATCATCGATATGACAAATGGGAACGCCCACTTTCCCCACTTCGGCCAAGGCAAGCGGATTGTCTGAGTCGTAGCCTGTTTGTGTGGGTAAATCGAAGGCCACCGAAAGGCCCGTTTGCCCCCGTGACAAATTAGTACGGTAAAGTTCGTTACTGGCCCTGGCGCTGGAATGCCCCGAATAAGTGCGCATAAGCCATGGTTGTTCTTTAGGGTTTGACATGCGCGCACCCTAGATAATTTTGGGGGGAGGGTCAAGTTTTGGGTTAAACCATTAAAGGATTTGACAGGGTTCTTATCGATTGGTAGCGCCTATAAATTCATCTTCATTTTTAAGCTAAGGAGTTCTTATGCCGTTTGCGTCACCACTTGGTGTTCATGTTCCTGTTACTGGAAGTCGTAGCCCTTTTTTTAGGGGGCACGTCAATCATCTTGTTACCCGCCGTGCTTTGAATGGTTTGGGTTTCCAAAGGGGAATCAATCCTGGTGCTTTGAGAGAATTGGTGAGTGGCCATAGTGCGGGCCCAGGAAGCCGTTTAAGTCCAAACCATAGGGACGCTCTTTTAAGTCTTGCCGCAACACCAAACATCGATTTAGCAAATCCCAATGATCTTACGGCCAATGCCTTGGCTGATATTCACTTTGCCCGTAAACATGGGGAACCTTTGTCCA contains:
- a CDS encoding protein meaA — translated: MSNPKEQPWLMRTYSGHSSARASNELYRTNLSRGQTGLSVAFDLPTQTGYDSDNPLALAEVGKVGVPICHIDDMRALFHQIPLDKMNTSMTINATAAWLLSLYIAVAEEQGVSPKQLSGTTQNDILKEYLSRGTFIFPPEPSIRLTTDMITYTVNEIPKWNPMNVCPYHLQEAGATPVQELAFGLANAICFLDAVKASGKVSGEDFEKSVGRISFFMDSSIRFIEEICKMRAFVKMWDKITSQRYKVQNAKYRMFRYGVQVNSLGLTEKQPENNVQRIILEMLGVTLSKTARARAIQLPCWNEALGLPRPWDQQWSLRMQQVLSLETDLLEYEDIFEGSKVIEAKTNDLINQAEKELEQILGMGGSVAALDYMKQQLVTSNAARICAIEEGSTKVVGINCYQDSAPSPLTAGGDAGILKLDEKAVTHQIESLKSFRKKRDNSAVQKALEALKEAAKNRTNIMPVSIACAKAGVTTGEWAGALRSVFGEYRAPTGVGGATTSTNSQALAKARAKVQEFEKTTKEKLRILVGKPGLDGHSNGAEQIALRARDVGMEVIYQGIRLTPGQIVESALEEGVHVIGLSILSGSHLALIPELMRLMKAKKINDIPVVAGGIIPEADKKELLKQGVARVYTPKDFDLNLIMEEIVDVCLQNTG